Sequence from the Halobaculum rubrum genome:
ACTGCACCGACGCCTCCTCGGGCGGCGCGAGCGTCAGTTTCTCGGCCTTCTTCGCCTCGGCCTTCCGGATCGTGACGCGTTCGCCGATGCCGACGTCGGCGTTCTGGCGCGTGAACCCGTCGATGCGGACGGTGTCGGTGTTCCAGTCCTGCCGGTCGGCGCGCCACACCTTCGCGGCGGTGGTTTCCGCCCCCTCGATCTCGATGATGTCGCCCGGAGAGAGCTTCAGGTGCAGCAGGGTGTCCGGGTCGAGGCGGGCGATCCCCCGGCCGGAGTCGTTCGGGTACGCCTTCGCGACTTCGAGTTGGACTTCATTCATGATGGGGTTGACCGATGTTCGTTCGAGACACGTCCGTTCGGACGGCTGTTAAGCGCTCCGTTGCTCGCCGTGGCGCCGGAACGTGGGAATTCCGAGCTGGCGTCGGGGACGCAAGACGTGCTAATCTATCGCACGATACGGGGCCCGGCCTGAAAACACCACCGCCGATGGCGACCGAATCGGGGGCGCGATCGGCGGGACGACCGCGGTGCCCACGGCGCCGTGGCGGTAGCGACTTCACGCCGCGGGGCGATCGGTCGACCATGCAAACCATCGCCTTCGACGGGCGGATGGGCGCCGCCGGCGACATGATCCTCGGCGCGCTCGTCGCCGCCGGGGCCGACCCGGACGTGTTGGCGCCCGTGGAAGACGCACTGCCGGTCCGCTACGAGTTCGGAGCGACCGAACGAAACGGTATCGCGAGCACCCGCGCTCGGGTCCGCCACCTCGGCAACGACGACGATCACGACGGCGGAGCTGACAACGGCCACGATAACGATCATCGCGACCATAGCCACGACGGCGACGACCACGACCACGGCCACGACCACGATCACAACGCGGAGGGGCACGGTCCCCAGCGCACGTACGCCGGGGTCGTCGAGGTCGTCGAGGGGATGGACCTCCCGGGGCAGGTCCGGACGGACGCGCTCGCGACGTTCGAGATCCTCGGGGAGGCCGAGTCGTCGGTCCACGGCACGGATCTGGAGGGGACACACTTCCACGAGGTCGGCGCAGACGACGCCATCGCGGACGTGGTCGGCGCGTGCCTGCTGTTCGACGACCTCGACGCCGACCGCGTCGTGACGACCCCGCTTTCGACGGGCGGCGGCGAGGTCGACTTCAGCCACGGCGTCTACCCGGTTCCGGTGCCCGCAGTCGTCGAGATCGCCGAGCGCGCCGACTGGTCGCTGCGCGGCGGCCCCGTCGATGCCGAGTTGCTCACGCCGACGGGCGCGGCGATCCTCGCACGCTTCGCGGAGGGCGTCGAGCGACTCCCCTCGCTTCGAGTCGAGGCGTCGGGGTACGGCGCCGGCGGGTGGACGTTCCCCGACCGGCCGAACGTCCTCCGAGCGGTCGTCGGCGAGGCCGAGCGCGGCGGACTCGTCCGCGACGACGTGGCAGTGCTGGAGACGAACCTCGACGACGCGTCGCCGGAGGTGCTCGGGGGCCTGCAGGAGACGCTCGCCGACGCCGGCGCCCGCGACGTGTCGATCCTTCCGGCGACGATGAAGAAGTCGCGCCCCGGCCACCTCGTGAAGGTGATCTGCCGGCCCGGGGACGCCGACCGCGTCGCCCGCCGCCTCGCCGAGGAGACCGGCACGCTCGGCGTTCGCGAGGGCGGGGCGAACCACCGGTGGGTCGCCGACCGGCGCTTCGAGACGGCCGCCGTCGCGCTCGGCGATGACGGCGTCGCCTACGAGATCCCGGTGAAGGTCGCCAGCGACGCCGACGGAGAGGTGTACGACGTGAGCGCCGAGTACGACGACGCCGCGGCGGCGGCGCGCGAGGCCGGCGTCCCGGTGCGCGAGGCGCTCCGGCGTGCGGAGGCGAACGTGGGCGAGCGACTGGGCAACGACGCGACGGAGGCGACGGACGCGACGGAGGCCCGCTCGACCGACGACACCACGGAGCGATGAGCGACGGGAGCCGCTACACGTGCGACGACTGCGGGACGGGGTTCCGGACGTCCGAGGCGACGCGAACCCGGACGATGGGCGGTCTCGACCCCGACGCGTGGCAGACGCTATGCTGCCCTGCGTGTGGCGTGCGGGTGAAGACTGTCTTCGTCGGTCTGGACTGAGTCGCTACCCCTTCAGCTCCGCCCGTCGGCGGTCGGGCGTCGCCCGGTACGGTGACGGGCGGGCGTCTCGCTGTTCGCTGCCAGTCAGCCGTCGCGCTGTTCGGCGATGGCCTCCGCGATCGTCAACTCGCCGCGGGCGACCTCGCGAGCCAACTCCTCGCCCACGGTGAGATCGCCCGCCGATCGGTCGCGCGACTCGTTTTTGATCCGCTGGATCTCCCCGGCTGTCGGCTCGACCGCGCGCGTGTCGACCGGCTCCCCTTCCATGCGGGCGATGTTGACCGCGGCGAGCACGTCGGCCATCCCCTTCCCGCCGGCGCCACGGCCGAGCGTCGGCGTCGTTCCGGACTCGTCGACGAGTTCGACGGGGATTTCGGCCAGTTCGTTCACGATCCGTGCGCTCCGAAGGCGGTCACCATCGCCCACGCGGACCAGCGGATCCGGCTCGTCGTCGACTTCCGCGAGGACGGTGTCGACGGCGTCGCTCAGCGGGACGTGGTACGCGGCGACCACGGTCCCGCCCGACAGCACCGCGATCCCCGGCCGCTCGCCCGGGTCGACGCCGACGACGGTCCGGCCGTCGCCCCCGCGGAGCCCGCCGAGGGCCTCCTCGACGCCCTCGCGGACGCTGTCGGCGGTCGTAGTGACGTGTTCGACCGGCTCGTCGCCGACGCTCAGGCCGTCGTGTGGCGCCGAGATGACGACCGTCGCGCGTTCGGGCAGGTCGGCGTCGGGCTCGCGGGTGGTGAACGTCGCGCCGCGCTCGCGGAGCTCGGCGACTGCGGCGTGATACAGGGCGAAATCCTCGGTGACGACTACGATCACTCGCTCCCCCGTACGGCGTTCGAGGGCTTGACACTGACGTTGATGGGTTGACGACGGCGCCGCCGGTTCGGTGTCTCCGCTGTCGACCACCGCGACTGATTCTCCCCTGTGATACCTGCGGGGCCACTGTTAACCATGGGATCAGAAAGGTCGAACCAGTATGACTAGCGGTTCCGAGCGTTCGATAGGTGCACGCCTGGTTCCGGACGTGATACGTCGCGGGATCGTTCGCAAGTTCGCGACGGTGTTGTTCGTGTTGATCCTCGCGACCGGAGGCGTCGGCGCGTACGCCGTCTCTTCGACGACTGCGGACCTTCAGGAGAACGTCAGGAACGACCTGACGACGGTGACTGCGTCGCAGGCTGACGGGCTCTCCGAGTGGTTGAGCGAGCGGAGCACGGCCGTGCGGATGATCTCCGAGTACCAGGACGTGCGCGAGGGGAACACCGCGGCGCTCCGACCGGTGTTCACCACGGAGCTTCGGGCCCTCCCGAACGACGTCCACTCGATCCACTACGTCGACACGGAGGAGGAGACCGTGCTCGCGTCCAGCGACTCGGAGATCGAGGGCGCGTCGCTCGCGGAGGCGTCGCTGGCGTGGGCGCCGGCCGTGATCCCAGCCTCCGCGGACCGGACGGCCACGTCCTCCGTGTACCGAACGAACGACGGGCCGATGATCGGGTTCGTCAGCGCGGTCCCCTCCGCGCCCGATCGCGCGGTGGTGCTCGTCGCCGACACTCGGACGATCGGCGAGGGATTGTCCACGCCCGT
This genomic interval carries:
- the larC gene encoding nickel pincer cofactor biosynthesis protein LarC; the encoded protein is MQTIAFDGRMGAAGDMILGALVAAGADPDVLAPVEDALPVRYEFGATERNGIASTRARVRHLGNDDDHDGGADNGHDNDHRDHSHDGDDHDHGHDHDHNAEGHGPQRTYAGVVEVVEGMDLPGQVRTDALATFEILGEAESSVHGTDLEGTHFHEVGADDAIADVVGACLLFDDLDADRVVTTPLSTGGGEVDFSHGVYPVPVPAVVEIAERADWSLRGGPVDAELLTPTGAAILARFAEGVERLPSLRVEASGYGAGGWTFPDRPNVLRAVVGEAERGGLVRDDVAVLETNLDDASPEVLGGLQETLADAGARDVSILPATMKKSRPGHLVKVICRPGDADRVARRLAEETGTLGVREGGANHRWVADRRFETAAVALGDDGVAYEIPVKVASDADGEVYDVSAEYDDAAAAAREAGVPVREALRRAEANVGERLGNDATEATDATEARSTDDTTER